In Tenrec ecaudatus isolate mTenEca1 chromosome 4, mTenEca1.hap1, whole genome shotgun sequence, a single window of DNA contains:
- the LOC142445861 gene encoding olfactory receptor 52N4-like, producing the protein MIMLNQTDMIPASFILRGIPGLEHMHIWISFPFCTMYVVAIVGNCGLLYLIRYEDSLHKSMYYFLAMLSLTDIVMCTSTIPKTLCIFWFHLQEISFNECLVQMSFIHIFTGMESGVLMLMALDRFVAICYPLHYATILTNPVIVRVGLATFCRAVFLIIPLIFIIKHLPYCKGNIIHHTYCDQLSVAKLSCGNIKINVVYGLVVAFLIGGFDILCITVSYTMILRAVISLSSADARQKAFSTCTAHICAIVFSYTPAFFCFFFNRFGSHTIPPSCHIIVANLYLLLPPTMNPIVYGVKTKQIRDCVLRILSGSKDSKSRST; encoded by the coding sequence ATGATAATGTTGAACCAAACAGACATGATTCCGGCCTCATTCATTCTTAGAGGGATCCCAGGCTTGGAGCACATGCACATCTGGATTTCCTTCCCATTCTGCACTATGTATGTTGTGGCTATAGTAGGGAACTGTGGGCTCCTCTACCTCATCCGCTATGAGGACTCCCTGCACAAGTCCATGTACTACTTCTTGGCCATGCTTTCCCTAACTGACATTGTCATGTGCACTAGCACAATTCCTAAAACTCTCTGCATCTTCTGGTTCCATCTCCAGGAAATCAGCTTTAATGAATGCCTGGTCCAGATGTCCTTCATCCACATCTTCACAGGAATGGAATCTGGAGTGCTCATGCTCATGGCCCTGGACCGATTCGTGGCCATCTGCTACCCACTGCACTATGCAACCATCCTTACCAATCCAGTCATTGTAAGGGTGGGGCTTGCCACTTTCTGTAGAGCCGTGTTTCTCATCATTCCCCTTATTTTCATCATAAAGCACCTGCCCTACTGCAAAGGCAACATAATACATCATACCTACTGTGATCAGCTGTCTGTAGCCAAGTTATCCTGTGGCAATATCAAGATCAATGTTGTCTATGGCCTAGTGGTTGCCTTCCTAATTGGAGGTTTTGATATTTTGTGCATCACAGTCTCGTACACCATGATTCTCCGGGCAGTGATCAGCCTCTCCTCTGCAGATGCTCGACAGAAGGCCTTTAGCACCTGCACTGCCCATATCTGTgctattgttttctcctacactccggctttcttctgtttcttttttaatcgCTTTGGAAGTCATACAATTCCTCCATCTTGTCACATCATTGTGGCCAATCTCTATCTGCTCCTTCCTCCTACTATGAACCCTATTGTCTATGGGGTAAAAACCAAGCAGATACGGGACTGTGTCCTAAGGATCCTTTCAGGTTCTAAAGACAGCAAATCCCGCAGCACATAA
- the LOC142446778 gene encoding olfactory receptor 52N4, producing the protein MNQTGFTPTSFILNGVPGLEDVHIWISFPFCSMYVVAMVGNCGLLYLIHYEDSLHRPMYYFLAMLSLTDLVMCSSTIPKALMIFWFHLKEIGFNECLVQMFFIHTFTGMESGVLMLMALDRYVAICYPLRYSTILTNPVIAKVGLATFLRGVMLIIPFTFLTKRLPYCKGNVLHHTYCDHMSVAKLSCGNVKVNVIYGLMVALLIGGFDILCITISYTMILRAVVSLSSADARQKAFSTCTAHICAIVFSYSPAFFSFFSHRFGGHTIPPSCHILVANVYLLLPPTMNPVVYGVKTKQIRDCVLRIISGSKDTKSHNI; encoded by the coding sequence ATGAACCAAACAGGCTTTACCCCCACATCATTCATTCTGAATGGAGTCCCAGGATTGGAGGATGTGCACATCTGGATCTCCTTCCCATTCTGTTCTATGTATGTTGTGGCTATGGTAGGCAATTGTGGACTCCTTTATCTGATTCATTATGAAGACTCTCTGCACAGGCCTATGTACTATTTCTTGGCTATGCTGTCTCTAACTGATCTTGTCATGTGCTCCAGTACCATTCCTAAGGCCCTCATGATATTCTGGTTCCATCTCAAGGAAATTGGCTTTAATGAATGCCTGGTCCAGATGTTCTTCATCCACACCTTCACAGGCATGGAATCTGGGGTATTAATGCTCATGGCCCTTGACCGCTATGTAGCCATCTGCTACCCTCTGCGCTACTCAACTATCCTCACCAATCCTGTCATTGCAAAGGTTGGGCTTGCTACCTTTTTGAGAGGTGTGATGCTCATCattcccttcaccttcctcacTAAGCGACTACCCTACTGCAAAGGCAATGTACTACACCATACATACTGTGACCACATGTCTGTGGCCAAACTATCGTGCGGAAACGTCAAGGTCAACGTCATTTATGGTCTTATGGTTGCCCTCCTGATTGGAGGTTTTGACATACTGTGCATAACTATTTCCTACACTATGATTCTCCGGGCAGTGGTCAGCCTCTCATCAGCAGATGCTCGGCAAAAGGCCTTCAGCACTTGCACTGCCCACATCTgcgccattgttttctcctacagtccagctttcttctccttcttttccCACCGTTTTGGGGGCCACACAATCCCTCCATCTTGTCACATCCTTGTGGCCAATGTCTACCTGCTCTTGCCTCCTACTATGAACCCTGTTGTCTATGGGGTGAAAACCAAGCAGATACGAGATTGTGTCCTAAGGATCATTTCTGGTTCTAAAGACACCAAATCTCACAACATATGA